The following are encoded together in the Ralstonia insidiosa genome:
- a CDS encoding type I restriction endonuclease subunit R: MNDTAHREKEFQNYIIKKLVDQGWQVGESQHYDREYAIYPQDVQAWLQITQPQKWKRLASLNGAKALDTVMARLADALEQNGTVQVLRKGYKIAGGGELIASELQPEDVRDPASWERYKANILRVVPELVYNGVNDKHRIDLVFFVNGIAVATVEIKTDFTQDINAAVEQYKNDRKPFDRATGRREPLLTFKRGAVVHFALSEADIQMTTKLDGENTFFLPFNQGNAGHAGNPARTDGEYPVAYFWEKICQKDSWLRIFHNFVYVDKRQVADAQGNWSTRETLIFPRFHQWRAVNRIIDDAKVKGAGQAYLCEHSAGSGKTSTIAWTAHDLVRLRHGDGTAIFNSVIVVTDRTVLDQQLQDAIQQIDHQQDMIAAIDRKLLGGRSKSDVLAEELGRGTPIIVVTIQTFPFAMQEILTNANLKDKNFAVVIDEAHTSQTGTAASKLQASLALDAASMENLTVEELLEKIQVSRVRPKNVSHFAFTATPKHSTMMLFGTRPDPSRPPHKNDNMPTAFDRYPMRQAIEEGFILDVLEGYTPYKTAFNIAKSDMDEKRVDSKAAKRALAKWMNLHATNVTQKAEFIVEHFAHNVARLLNGSAKAMVVTSSRAAAVRYKKAFDAYITAHPQHKHLQALVAFSGKLTGKDIRHATDESLTNDTFVANDDEVFTETSLNVGAPGSDLRLVFDRPEYRVMIVADKFQTGFDQPKLCAMYLDKKIANDVEIVQTLSRLNRTAAGKDTTYVIDFVNEPNAILTAFAKYDAGAQITEVQDLNVAYKRQAELDKAGIYTTMHLEAFKAARFKTAKDLQDPDTRSQQHRQLYAATQIPTDIFNGKVKNLREAIAACEATFTQAKKNGYEDAAKQADAQRNELDQELKVLLDFKGGLVRFSQLYGYIGQLIDLGDPELENFAAFAKLLAKRLDGVPPEQVDVSSLVLTGYDIKVRETPDDETEDVDLILQPIRAGGGGKATPPDYLSEIIGKLNKLFGEATPLADQAALVNQVIKIVGEDSTTMAQIQQNSKEDVLRGNLPGAVGGAVARALTSHQSLAELLLQQDRQTMRPFIELIYQLVKEGKSIDLGDTRI; the protein is encoded by the coding sequence GTGAACGATACCGCCCACCGCGAAAAGGAATTCCAGAACTACATCATCAAGAAGCTGGTTGACCAGGGCTGGCAGGTAGGCGAAAGCCAGCACTACGACCGCGAATACGCTATCTACCCGCAGGATGTGCAAGCGTGGCTGCAAATTACTCAGCCCCAGAAATGGAAACGTCTGGCATCCCTAAATGGCGCAAAAGCGCTGGACACGGTGATGGCGCGCCTTGCCGATGCGCTGGAGCAAAACGGCACCGTGCAAGTGCTGCGCAAAGGCTACAAGATTGCGGGCGGCGGCGAACTGATTGCCAGTGAGCTGCAACCAGAAGATGTACGTGACCCGGCAAGTTGGGAGCGCTACAAGGCCAATATCCTACGCGTGGTGCCGGAACTGGTTTACAACGGTGTCAACGATAAGCACCGCATCGACCTGGTGTTCTTCGTCAATGGCATCGCCGTTGCAACTGTGGAAATCAAAACAGATTTTACTCAGGACATCAACGCAGCGGTGGAGCAATACAAGAATGACCGCAAGCCATTCGACAGGGCCACCGGCAGGCGTGAACCGCTACTAACGTTCAAGCGCGGCGCCGTGGTGCATTTCGCCCTGTCCGAAGCGGACATTCAAATGACCACCAAGCTGGATGGTGAAAACACCTTCTTTTTGCCATTCAATCAGGGTAACGCAGGCCATGCCGGGAATCCGGCACGCACGGACGGTGAGTATCCGGTGGCCTACTTCTGGGAGAAGATTTGCCAGAAGGATTCGTGGCTGCGTATCTTCCACAACTTTGTCTATGTGGACAAACGGCAGGTGGCCGACGCACAAGGCAACTGGTCTACGCGGGAGACGCTGATTTTTCCGCGCTTCCACCAATGGCGCGCAGTGAATCGGATAATTGACGACGCTAAGGTCAAAGGTGCAGGGCAAGCCTACTTGTGCGAACACAGCGCAGGTTCCGGAAAGACCAGCACGATTGCATGGACAGCGCATGATTTGGTCAGGCTGCGCCACGGCGACGGCACAGCAATTTTCAATTCAGTCATTGTCGTCACCGACCGTACTGTGCTCGACCAGCAGTTGCAAGATGCCATTCAGCAGATTGACCACCAGCAGGACATGATTGCGGCGATAGACCGCAAGCTACTCGGCGGGCGTTCCAAGAGCGACGTGCTGGCTGAGGAACTTGGACGAGGCACGCCGATTATCGTAGTCACCATCCAGACCTTCCCATTTGCGATGCAGGAAATCCTGACCAACGCGAATCTCAAGGATAAAAACTTTGCCGTCGTCATCGACGAGGCGCATACCAGTCAGACCGGTACGGCAGCTAGCAAGTTGCAGGCGTCGCTGGCCTTGGATGCAGCGTCGATGGAAAACCTCACCGTGGAAGAGCTGCTAGAGAAAATCCAGGTTTCCCGCGTGCGCCCGAAGAACGTGTCGCACTTTGCTTTCACCGCTACGCCCAAGCACTCGACCATGATGTTGTTCGGCACTCGCCCAGACCCGTCGCGTCCGCCGCACAAGAACGACAACATGCCGACCGCATTCGACCGCTATCCGATGAGACAGGCGATTGAAGAGGGGTTCATTCTAGATGTGTTGGAAGGCTACACGCCGTACAAGACGGCATTCAACATCGCCAAGTCGGACATGGATGAAAAGCGCGTGGACAGCAAGGCAGCCAAACGCGCGCTGGCGAAATGGATGAACCTGCACGCGACTAACGTGACGCAGAAGGCGGAATTCATCGTCGAGCATTTCGCGCACAACGTGGCTAGGCTACTGAACGGTTCAGCCAAAGCAATGGTGGTGACATCTTCGCGCGCCGCCGCCGTGCGTTACAAAAAGGCCTTTGATGCCTACATCACCGCACATCCACAACACAAGCATTTGCAAGCTTTGGTGGCGTTTTCCGGCAAGCTGACCGGCAAGGACATCAGGCATGCAACCGACGAGAGTCTCACGAACGACACATTTGTGGCGAACGACGATGAGGTGTTCACGGAAACCTCGCTCAATGTTGGCGCCCCAGGCAGTGATTTGCGCCTTGTGTTTGACCGCCCGGAATACCGAGTGATGATTGTCGCGGACAAGTTCCAGACCGGCTTCGACCAGCCCAAGCTGTGCGCGATGTATCTGGATAAGAAAATCGCCAACGACGTGGAAATCGTGCAAACGCTGTCGCGCTTAAACCGTACAGCAGCAGGCAAAGATACGACCTATGTGATTGATTTCGTCAACGAACCGAATGCGATTCTGACCGCGTTCGCCAAGTACGACGCTGGCGCGCAGATTACAGAGGTACAAGACCTGAACGTGGCGTACAAGCGCCAGGCTGAACTAGACAAAGCGGGCATCTACACTACCATGCACCTCGAGGCGTTCAAGGCTGCACGCTTCAAGACGGCAAAGGATTTGCAAGACCCAGACACGCGCAGTCAGCAACACAGGCAGCTGTACGCAGCTACGCAAATTCCGACCGACATCTTCAACGGCAAGGTCAAGAACCTGCGTGAAGCCATTGCAGCTTGTGAAGCAACTTTCACACAGGCGAAAAAGAACGGGTACGAAGATGCGGCGAAACAGGCTGATGCACAGCGCAACGAACTTGACCAAGAGCTGAAGGTGTTGCTGGACTTCAAAGGTGGGCTGGTGCGCTTCAGCCAGCTTTATGGATACATTGGGCAACTGATTGATTTGGGTGACCCCGAACTCGAGAACTTCGCCGCCTTCGCTAAATTACTGGCGAAGCGGTTGGATGGCGTACCTCCGGAACAAGTGGATGTTTCCAGTCTTGTACTGACTGGCTATGACATTAAGGTGCGGGAAACGCCGGATGACGAAACAGAAGATGTCGATTTGATTCTTCAACCGATTAGAGCAGGTGGTGGAGGGAAAGCCACCCCGCCAGACTACCTGAGCGAAATCATCGGCAAGCTGAACAAGTTGTTTGGTGAGGCTACGCCGTTAGCGGACCAAGCCGCGTTGGTCAATCAAGTAATTAAAATCGTCGGTGAAGACAGCACGACGATGGCGCAAATCCAGCAAAACTCGAAAGAAGATGTGTTGCGTGGCAACCTGCCCGGCGCCGTAGGAGGCGCAGTTGCCCGCGCATTGACTTCACACCAATCGTTGGCTGAGCTGCTTCTGCAACAAGACCGTCAAACCATGCGGCCTTTCATTGAACTGATTTACCAATTGGTGAAAGAAGGCAAAAGCATTGATTTGGGCGACACCAGGATATAA
- a CDS encoding restriction endonuclease subunit S gives MTAHKRHAAMKDSGVAWLGKIPAHWDVVQSRRMFDQRKEKARPGDVLLTASQKYGMIPQSLFMELEGRRVVEINKGADSLIHVEAGDFVISLRSFQGGLEFSRTGGSITFHYVPIHAVKWVHEPFFAHLFKSSTYIQALRATANLIRDGQDMRFTHFAQVPLPKIPLDEQVAIADHLDLETARIDKLIARKTRFIELLVEKRQVLITHAVTKGLNPKAKMKDSGAEWLGEVPEHWTVGASRRFFVFNPSKREIADREKSEQVSFLPMEAIGVNGELDLSNVRQISEVESGYSYFANGDIVVAKITPCFENGKGAVIRNLVGGVGFGTTELIVMRPSEQINAAYAGWLFSSVALRGYSEGYMQGSAGQKRVQDEFLKELHIPVPTLDEQTQISVFLENRTFRIDTLITKTEHSIDLLREHRTALITAAVTGKIDLRDNA, from the coding sequence ATGACAGCTCACAAGCGTCATGCGGCCATGAAGGATTCCGGTGTGGCATGGCTGGGGAAAATCCCAGCGCATTGGGATGTTGTGCAGAGCCGTCGTATGTTCGACCAGCGCAAGGAGAAAGCACGCCCTGGCGATGTGTTGCTTACAGCATCACAGAAGTACGGAATGATTCCGCAATCACTGTTCATGGAACTGGAAGGAAGGCGCGTCGTTGAAATCAACAAAGGTGCGGACAGCTTGATTCACGTCGAAGCAGGAGACTTCGTGATTAGCCTTCGTAGCTTTCAAGGTGGGTTGGAATTCAGCCGTACCGGGGGCTCAATAACTTTTCACTATGTTCCCATTCATGCAGTGAAATGGGTTCACGAGCCTTTCTTCGCTCATTTGTTCAAGAGCAGCACGTACATACAGGCATTGCGGGCTACCGCAAATCTCATTCGAGATGGCCAGGACATGCGTTTCACGCACTTTGCGCAGGTGCCGTTGCCGAAAATACCACTGGATGAACAAGTCGCCATCGCCGACCATCTTGACCTCGAAACCGCCCGCATCGATAAACTTATCGCGCGCAAGACCCGCTTCATCGAACTGCTGGTCGAAAAGCGCCAAGTTCTCATCACCCATGCTGTGACCAAGGGCTTGAACCCGAAGGCGAAGATGAAGGACTCCGGTGCGGAGTGGTTGGGAGAGGTACCAGAACATTGGACCGTGGGTGCATCTCGACGCTTCTTTGTTTTTAATCCATCGAAGCGGGAAATCGCAGATAGGGAAAAATCTGAGCAGGTTTCTTTCCTGCCGATGGAAGCGATTGGCGTAAATGGTGAACTTGACCTTTCCAACGTACGTCAGATTTCGGAAGTCGAAAGCGGGTACTCCTATTTCGCCAACGGCGACATCGTGGTCGCCAAAATCACGCCTTGCTTCGAGAACGGCAAGGGTGCTGTCATCAGAAATCTGGTAGGTGGTGTTGGTTTCGGCACAACCGAGCTAATCGTAATGCGTCCGTCGGAACAGATAAATGCCGCATATGCCGGATGGCTTTTTTCTTCTGTTGCACTCCGCGGCTACTCCGAAGGTTACATGCAAGGTTCTGCCGGCCAAAAGCGCGTTCAAGACGAATTTCTGAAAGAGCTGCATATTCCTGTTCCAACCTTGGATGAGCAGACCCAAATTTCGGTTTTTCTGGAAAATCGTACGTTTCGAATTGACACGTTGATTACCAAGACAGAGCATTCAATTGACCTGCTGCGCGAACACCGAACCGCTCTCATCACTGCTGCCGTCACTGGCAAAATCGACCTGCGAGACAACGCGTGA
- a CDS encoding type I restriction-modification system subunit M gives MFKEQKAKSQEPENASDTTLSAFIWKNADDLWGNFKHTDFGKIILPFTLLRRLECVLEPTRQKVREAADKFKNKNIQLDLILRQTAGLPFYNTSQYSLGTLGATRTKSNLEAYIAGFSDNARVVFEQFNFSDTIARLARADVLFKICQNFAATELHPNVVPDRVMSNIYEHLIRRFGAEVNEAAEDFMTPRDVVHLATTLLLDPDDALFKNNPGLIRTLYDPTCGTGGFLTDAMNFVEGYRDRNKVPPVLIPYGQELEPETHAVALANMLLRRLESEPARDLSLNIKGPVSTLSKDGYAGQKFHYCLSNPPFGKKWEQDQTFVVREHEEKGFSGRFGAGLPSVGDGSMLFIQHLIDKLEDPAKGGGRAGIILSGSPLFTGNAGQGPTEIRRWLLEQDYIEAIIALPTDIFFRTGIGTYLWLLTNKKSKQRKGQVQLIDATAIHSPMRKSEGNKRRRISDEQIHDIARLYADFEPAENVRIVDYRDFGYRRIKVQRPLRLVICITLEAIEAFRTSKPFVKLDEKEQTAWLKFLAKQDDTAHPYEWLDTLVESAKKAGVGKVGNPLVAALETAFGVREANAPPVLDGAGNPKPDKELDDFENVPLQMPVADYMKAEVLPHVPDAWVDEAYVDERDGGVGKVGYEINFNRYFYKYQPPRDLHEIDTELKAVEKEIAALLDEVAE, from the coding sequence ATGTTTAAAGAACAGAAAGCAAAGAGCCAAGAGCCAGAAAACGCATCCGACACCACCCTTTCTGCATTCATCTGGAAAAACGCGGACGACCTGTGGGGCAATTTCAAGCACACTGACTTCGGAAAAATCATTCTACCGTTCACGCTGCTTCGTCGTTTGGAATGCGTTTTGGAACCGACGCGTCAGAAAGTGCGCGAAGCGGCGGACAAATTCAAGAACAAGAATATCCAGCTTGACCTGATTCTTCGCCAAACGGCTGGGTTGCCCTTCTATAACACCAGTCAATACTCATTAGGCACGCTCGGCGCAACGCGTACCAAGAGCAACTTGGAAGCCTACATCGCTGGCTTTTCCGACAACGCCCGCGTCGTGTTCGAGCAGTTCAATTTTTCCGACACGATTGCACGCCTCGCTCGCGCTGATGTGTTGTTCAAGATTTGCCAGAACTTTGCCGCCACCGAGTTGCACCCAAACGTCGTGCCCGACCGGGTGATGAGCAACATCTATGAGCACCTGATTCGTCGCTTCGGTGCCGAAGTGAACGAAGCTGCTGAAGACTTCATGACACCGCGCGACGTCGTTCACTTGGCGACCACGTTGCTGCTCGACCCAGACGACGCGCTGTTCAAGAACAATCCAGGTCTGATTCGCACCCTGTACGACCCGACTTGCGGAACCGGCGGCTTTCTCACCGATGCGATGAACTTCGTGGAAGGCTATCGCGACCGCAATAAAGTACCGCCAGTGCTGATTCCATACGGCCAGGAATTGGAACCGGAAACCCACGCCGTCGCGTTGGCGAACATGCTGCTGCGTCGCCTGGAATCTGAACCTGCACGCGACCTCTCTCTGAACATCAAGGGACCAGTCAGCACCTTATCCAAAGATGGCTACGCCGGGCAAAAATTCCATTACTGCCTGTCCAATCCTCCCTTTGGCAAAAAGTGGGAACAGGACCAGACATTCGTAGTGCGCGAGCATGAAGAAAAAGGCTTCTCCGGTCGCTTCGGGGCGGGACTGCCCAGCGTTGGCGATGGCTCGATGCTGTTCATTCAGCACCTAATAGACAAGCTTGAAGACCCGGCCAAAGGCGGTGGGCGCGCCGGCATCATCCTTTCCGGCAGCCCGTTGTTTACTGGCAATGCGGGGCAAGGTCCAACTGAAATCCGCCGCTGGCTGCTGGAACAGGATTACATCGAAGCCATCATTGCCCTACCTACCGACATCTTCTTCCGTACCGGCATCGGCACCTATCTGTGGCTGCTGACAAACAAAAAGTCGAAACAGCGCAAGGGCCAAGTACAGTTGATTGATGCCACCGCCATCCATTCGCCGATGCGCAAAAGCGAGGGCAACAAGCGTCGCCGCATTAGTGATGAGCAAATCCACGACATCGCCCGCCTGTATGCCGACTTCGAGCCGGCGGAAAACGTGCGCATCGTCGATTACCGCGATTTCGGCTATCGCCGCATCAAGGTGCAGCGCCCGCTGCGCCTGGTCATTTGCATCACCCTCGAAGCCATTGAGGCGTTCAGAACAAGCAAGCCTTTCGTCAAGCTCGACGAAAAGGAACAAACCGCGTGGCTGAAGTTCCTCGCCAAGCAGGACGACACCGCCCACCCCTATGAATGGCTGGACACACTGGTGGAATCGGCAAAGAAAGCGGGTGTCGGCAAGGTCGGCAATCCGCTGGTAGCCGCCCTGGAAACCGCCTTCGGCGTGCGCGAAGCAAACGCACCGCCGGTCCTGGATGGCGCCGGCAATCCAAAGCCTGACAAGGAACTGGACGATTTCGAGAACGTACCGCTGCAAATGCCCGTGGCCGATTACATGAAAGCAGAAGTGCTGCCACATGTGCCGGATGCCTGGGTAGATGAAGCCTATGTCGATGAGCGCGATGGTGGCGTTGGCAAGGTCGGTTATGAAATCAATTTCAATCGATATTTTTATAAGTACCAGCCGCCGCGTGACTTACACGAGATTGACACGGAACTTAAGGCAGTGGAGAAGGAAATCGCTGCACTGCTGGATGAGGTGGCAGAATGA
- a CDS encoding HNH endonuclease signature motif containing protein, whose product MTTLQDLKPTTKQLVKDITDRLGIAMSSQYDWCFGDTGGPYLVNIWHDNMLEDDGEIYFVNRASDWAEENIATAPQVQLNRAAAMSALIQTAYYRKEPVHVAILSGVRRRVGFRETSEAHQRELDPVLWYPHHKDEDGRIHVIRGKPQPEDFDPSNDDHPRQTKMHKPLPPPPKKVEVSGTTIFERDSEVVKTVKRRAVNGCCELCGKEGFRTASGGFYLEAHHVIPLNCGGLDDVRNVVAICADDHRRAHFGEDRHAVRDRMIWEVLAAHYPNDIKLFETMDEKSHEIERSNSGQRKLEEHRVDS is encoded by the coding sequence ATGACGACCTTGCAAGACCTGAAACCAACGACGAAACAACTCGTCAAGGACATCACCGACAGGCTCGGCATCGCAATGTCGTCGCAGTACGACTGGTGTTTCGGCGATACCGGTGGCCCATATCTTGTCAACATTTGGCACGACAACATGCTCGAAGATGACGGTGAGATTTATTTCGTCAACCGAGCATCAGACTGGGCCGAGGAAAACATCGCGACAGCCCCCCAGGTGCAACTGAACCGTGCGGCGGCGATGTCCGCTCTCATTCAGACGGCCTACTACCGTAAGGAGCCTGTTCACGTCGCCATCCTCAGTGGTGTACGCAGAAGGGTTGGGTTCAGAGAAACCAGCGAAGCGCACCAAAGGGAGCTAGACCCAGTCCTCTGGTATCCCCATCACAAGGACGAAGACGGTCGTATTCACGTCATTAGAGGTAAGCCGCAACCGGAGGACTTCGACCCATCTAACGACGACCATCCGCGCCAGACAAAAATGCACAAGCCGTTGCCACCGCCGCCGAAGAAAGTGGAGGTGTCAGGCACAACGATTTTTGAACGCGACTCGGAAGTGGTAAAGACGGTGAAGCGCCGGGCGGTCAACGGATGCTGTGAGCTTTGCGGCAAGGAGGGCTTCCGAACCGCGAGCGGCGGGTTCTACCTTGAGGCCCATCACGTCATCCCACTGAACTGCGGGGGACTGGACGACGTTCGCAATGTGGTGGCCATCTGTGCTGATGACCATCGACGCGCGCATTTCGGTGAGGACCGCCACGCCGTCCGCGACAGGATGATTTGGGAAGTACTTGCCGCCCACTATCCCAACGACATCAAGCTTTTCGAGACGATGGACGAGAAGTCCCATGAGATAGAACGCAGCAACTCGGGACAACGCAAGCTGGAAGAGCACCGGGTAGATAGCTAA
- a CDS encoding DUF6471 domain-containing protein produces MEELPHKRGRLPAEPYERWEEEAKGLVEEEMARRGIRYKQLSRMLEAQGIYESPDQINRKINRRRFSAAFLIACLRAMGVETIALVPFKPGQNIGG; encoded by the coding sequence ATGGAAGAACTGCCACACAAGCGTGGTCGGCTGCCGGCTGAGCCGTACGAGCGGTGGGAAGAAGAGGCGAAGGGGCTGGTAGAGGAAGAGATGGCACGGCGCGGCATTCGCTACAAACAGCTTTCGCGGATGCTGGAGGCGCAGGGCATCTACGAGTCGCCGGACCAGATAAACCGCAAAATCAATCGCAGGAGGTTCTCGGCAGCCTTCCTGATTGCCTGCCTGCGTGCGATGGGCGTGGAGACCATCGCACTCGTCCCCTTCAAACCGGGACAGAATATTGGAGGTTAG
- a CDS encoding integrase catalytic domain-containing protein, translating into MMSDLRAGDKLAPPGKPDSYFEVLDGRLHAGSIQLFDAEKREARYDKYDDISARISEGSLVLHRKGMPRVSIAAQYDNQDLHSKVRLLNDILRRIDAIRDQRGLSFSAAIPLARDAYLMENADKALVCPFPSPATLYRAHTNQLLGLPVLKGDKNKGNATARYSEDLVEFVKDVIQDQFLVTESRWTVLDLTDYVNREARRRGLHVASHAISRKFVCARIDELTPDSEYDRMDPLNRVAGKSYAKKRIRAAFPFARIEQDALHLPFVVVTPHGIARTIYLVLAIDVCTGYPVGWHLVIGSPREMDSLLCLEMYLTPAKAARFAELGIAHALNIYGTPAQVIFDNGPETKGGRIVRLERLGMDVKHCKAKEAQGKPFIERLNRSLKEALQRLPGCTRFDGKDGKRDPEALGDELMSVEALEKWIVGWLYRDWANTPLERLRWDELLVDSVKGKTPLERLAYQTEEMGQPITLPPPRHEWMAALFEHQIRTLNAKTGISLEHGFRYNGEAKSYLLAKYGDRAQLHVVYNPDDFRQVYVYEGSDLPLVPLTHDHVRPDTPAWTFAEAKDRFDSGMADWTVPDEKVQFERELDEAVTGNAKAGKPKARGKREENRETVRRAKDNSAVQRAIDRPLSAAAPFGLAPSANPSLPAEDFQSGVISYDDAPSMNIVNRNTGEKLL; encoded by the coding sequence ATGATGTCCGACCTGCGCGCTGGAGACAAGCTGGCGCCGCCCGGCAAACCTGACAGCTACTTCGAGGTGCTGGACGGTCGCCTGCATGCTGGCTCCATCCAGCTGTTCGACGCCGAGAAGCGCGAGGCCAGGTATGACAAATACGATGACATCAGCGCCCGGATTTCGGAAGGCAGTCTGGTGCTTCATCGGAAGGGAATGCCGCGCGTCAGCATTGCCGCCCAGTACGACAATCAGGACTTGCACAGTAAGGTCCGCCTGCTGAACGACATACTGCGGCGCATTGATGCCATCCGGGACCAACGCGGTCTGTCGTTTAGCGCAGCGATACCGCTGGCCCGCGACGCTTACCTGATGGAAAACGCAGACAAGGCACTTGTTTGCCCGTTTCCGTCGCCCGCAACCCTGTACCGGGCTCACACGAATCAACTGCTGGGCCTGCCGGTTCTCAAGGGTGATAAAAATAAAGGCAATGCGACGGCCAGATACTCAGAAGACCTTGTCGAATTCGTCAAGGACGTCATCCAGGACCAATTCCTGGTCACGGAATCCAGGTGGACGGTCCTCGACCTGACGGATTACGTCAACCGTGAGGCTCGTCGGCGCGGCTTGCATGTTGCCAGCCACGCCATCAGCCGCAAGTTCGTGTGCGCCAGGATTGATGAGCTGACCCCCGATTCCGAATACGACCGGATGGACCCGCTCAATAGGGTCGCAGGTAAATCGTATGCAAAGAAACGTATCCGGGCGGCGTTTCCGTTCGCCCGAATTGAGCAGGATGCTCTGCACCTGCCGTTCGTTGTAGTAACGCCCCATGGCATCGCCCGGACCATCTATCTGGTTCTGGCAATTGATGTCTGCACCGGGTATCCGGTGGGATGGCATCTTGTCATCGGTTCGCCGCGCGAGATGGATTCGCTGTTGTGCCTCGAGATGTATCTGACGCCCGCCAAGGCAGCCCGCTTCGCGGAGCTTGGCATCGCTCACGCGCTGAACATTTACGGCACGCCCGCACAGGTCATTTTTGATAATGGTCCGGAGACCAAAGGCGGAAGAATCGTCCGACTCGAGCGACTAGGAATGGATGTCAAGCACTGCAAAGCAAAGGAAGCTCAAGGTAAGCCATTCATCGAGCGCCTGAACAGGTCACTCAAGGAAGCACTGCAGCGTCTCCCGGGATGCACGCGCTTCGATGGAAAAGATGGCAAGCGCGACCCCGAGGCACTGGGCGACGAGTTGATGAGCGTCGAAGCACTCGAAAAGTGGATTGTTGGGTGGCTCTATAGGGACTGGGCCAACACCCCGCTCGAGCGGCTGCGTTGGGACGAACTTTTGGTCGATTCGGTCAAGGGAAAGACGCCGCTTGAGCGCCTGGCCTACCAGACCGAAGAAATGGGACAACCCATCACTCTGCCGCCACCGCGCCATGAATGGATGGCGGCACTTTTCGAACACCAGATACGCACGTTGAACGCCAAGACGGGTATCTCGCTCGAGCATGGGTTCAGGTACAACGGCGAAGCGAAGTCGTATCTACTGGCCAAGTACGGCGACCGTGCGCAACTTCACGTGGTTTACAACCCCGACGATTTTCGTCAGGTGTACGTGTACGAGGGAAGTGACCTTCCGCTTGTCCCACTGACGCACGACCACGTTCGTCCGGACACGCCGGCGTGGACCTTTGCTGAAGCCAAAGACCGGTTCGATTCGGGCATGGCTGACTGGACGGTCCCGGACGAAAAGGTCCAGTTCGAGCGGGAGCTGGACGAGGCGGTCACCGGAAACGCGAAAGCCGGTAAGCCCAAGGCTCGCGGCAAGCGTGAGGAAAACAGGGAAACCGTGCGTCGCGCCAAAGACAATTCAGCTGTCCAGCGGGCCATCGACCGGCCACTTTCAGCGGCAGCACCATTTGGACTTGCACCTTCGGCCAATCCGTCGTTGCCAGCGGAAGATTTTCAGTCCGGCGTCATCTCATACGACGACGCGCCGTCGATGAACATTGTTAACAGAAACACCGGAGAAAAACTGCTGTGA
- a CDS encoding TniB family NTP-binding protein translates to MTPAQQLRKDIEECELPHLMFMEHLTALKRRIDDALAGFAPKIVRVPGPSRVGKSSLIAKLSRDYPEARIEGRRHVPVLLVEVPPSATAKLLPKSVLRALGMQVSGSMTAGAMFDLMVEQLRLARTRVVIFDEISHLVDEGSRVPPRAASDWLKTLMDTLDMTLILFGIPRLERLFAANEQLRNRACPARIFLPYDASDAGQMAAYHSCVANYARLFSAAGYPIDMPARVFTQQSYLLTGGLIGVLADFMRELASLMAHEAPRAITYADCQKALEEVSHAGSPHRLAFQDSGIDDAGVEPAALKQAYVHVLTSNAASVPVRKKIGVKQ, encoded by the coding sequence GTGACGCCAGCCCAACAATTGCGCAAGGACATTGAGGAATGCGAACTACCGCATCTCATGTTCATGGAGCACCTCACTGCGCTCAAGCGGCGCATCGATGACGCTCTCGCTGGCTTTGCACCAAAAATCGTTCGCGTTCCTGGTCCGAGCCGTGTGGGCAAATCATCCCTCATCGCCAAACTGTCGCGTGACTACCCTGAAGCCCGCATTGAAGGGCGGCGCCATGTACCTGTATTACTCGTTGAGGTGCCCCCATCCGCAACGGCCAAACTGCTTCCTAAAAGTGTGCTGCGTGCGTTGGGCATGCAGGTTTCCGGCAGCATGACGGCGGGCGCGATGTTCGACCTGATGGTGGAGCAGCTGCGCCTGGCCCGCACACGCGTTGTGATTTTCGACGAAATATCGCACCTCGTTGATGAAGGCTCGCGGGTGCCTCCGCGCGCGGCCAGCGACTGGCTCAAGACGCTGATGGACACCCTCGACATGACGCTGATTCTGTTCGGCATTCCGCGACTCGAGCGGCTTTTTGCAGCAAATGAACAGCTGCGCAACCGGGCTTGTCCAGCCCGCATTTTCTTGCCGTACGACGCAAGCGATGCTGGACAGATGGCGGCATACCACTCATGTGTCGCGAATTATGCGCGCCTGTTCTCTGCGGCTGGCTATCCCATTGACATGCCCGCCCGCGTGTTTACGCAGCAAAGCTACCTGCTTACCGGGGGCCTGATAGGGGTACTTGCGGACTTCATGCGCGAGCTTGCGAGTTTGATGGCACACGAAGCGCCGCGCGCCATTACATACGCTGATTGCCAGAAGGCGCTTGAAGAAGTCAGCCACGCGGGGTCACCGCACAGACTGGCATTCCAGGACTCTGGCATCGACGACGCGGGCGTGGAGCCGGCGGCGCTGAAACAGGCATATGTCCACGTCCTGACCAGTAACGCGGCGTCGGTACCAGTTCGCAAAAAAATCGGAGTTAAACAATGA